One segment of Streptomyces sp. NBC_01463 DNA contains the following:
- a CDS encoding acyl-CoA dehydrogenase family protein, translating to MDLEFDAADETFRTEVRDWLAAHVPAAPLPSLETREGFAAHREWEGVLSADRWSAVSWPEEFGGRGSSLLRWMVFEEEYYAAGAPGRVSQNGISLLAPTLFEHGTAEQRTRILPAMARGEVIWAQAWSEPESGSDLASLRSRAVRTGGGWLLSGQKTWSSRAAFADRAFGLFRSDPDADRPHRGLTYLMFPLDAEGVTVRPIGRLDGKPAFAELFLDEVFVPDEDVIGEPGQGWRVAMSTTGNERGLTLRSPGRFTAAADRLTALWHEHGDPADTALRDRVADAVIGARAYRLFSYAGASQVLYGDGGPAGPTSSLNKIYWSELDIALHETALDLLGPYGELADHAAESPSGGWAEGYTFSLAGPVYAGTNEIQRDIIAERLLGLPKGRR from the coding sequence ATGGACCTCGAATTCGACGCGGCCGACGAGACGTTCCGTACCGAGGTACGCGACTGGCTGGCCGCTCATGTCCCGGCCGCTCCCCTGCCGTCCCTGGAGACCCGCGAGGGGTTCGCCGCGCACCGGGAGTGGGAGGGCGTCCTGTCCGCCGACCGCTGGTCGGCGGTCTCCTGGCCCGAGGAGTTCGGCGGGCGCGGGAGTTCCCTGCTGCGCTGGATGGTCTTCGAGGAGGAGTACTACGCCGCCGGGGCGCCCGGCCGGGTCAGCCAGAACGGCATCAGCCTGCTGGCCCCCACCCTCTTCGAGCACGGCACCGCCGAGCAGCGGACCCGGATCCTGCCCGCGATGGCGCGCGGCGAGGTCATCTGGGCGCAGGCCTGGTCGGAGCCGGAGTCCGGTTCCGACCTGGCCTCGCTGAGGTCGAGGGCGGTACGGACCGGGGGCGGCTGGCTGCTCAGCGGGCAGAAGACCTGGTCGTCGCGGGCCGCCTTCGCCGACCGGGCCTTCGGCCTGTTCCGCAGCGACCCGGACGCGGACCGGCCGCACCGGGGGCTGACGTATCTGATGTTCCCGCTGGACGCCGAGGGCGTCACCGTCCGGCCCATCGGGCGGCTGGACGGGAAGCCCGCCTTCGCCGAACTCTTCCTGGACGAGGTGTTCGTGCCCGACGAGGACGTCATCGGCGAGCCCGGGCAGGGCTGGCGGGTCGCGATGAGCACCACAGGCAACGAACGCGGACTCACCCTGCGCAGCCCGGGCCGCTTCACGGCCGCCGCGGACCGGCTGACCGCGCTGTGGCACGAGCACGGCGACCCGGCGGACACGGCGCTGCGCGACCGGGTCGCCGACGCGGTGATCGGGGCCCGCGCCTACCGGCTCTTCTCCTACGCGGGCGCCTCCCAGGTGCTGTACGGCGACGGCGGTCCGGCCGGACCGACCTCCAGCCTCAACAAGATCTACTGGTCCGAGCTGGACATCGCACTCCACGAGACGGCGCTCGACCTGCTCGGCCCGTACGGCGAACTCGCCGACCACGCGGCCGAATCCCCTTCGGGCGGCTGGGCGGAGGGCTACACCTTCTCGCTGGCCGGTCCCGTCTACGCGGGCACCAACGAGATCCAGCGCGACATCATCGCCGAGCGGCTGCTCGGCCTGCCGAAGGGGCGCCGCTGA
- a CDS encoding acyl-CoA/acyl-ACP dehydrogenase — MRFLLDAEQRDFARSLDGLLTSCDTPAAIRAWAAGDHGPGQAVRSRLAEAGVFALAVPEKHEGLGPLPLELALAFEVLGRHAVPGPLVETVAAAALLDRLGDDRVAGDRLPGIASGKSAVSLCLTSLGPFALDADAADAVFVVDGDTLRLAAGAGPVQPSADPGRRLSRPSGGTVLARGAAVTAAAGYAADVAALVTAAQSLGVGRTLLARTVAYVTRRTQFGVAIGSFQAVKHRLADTLLALEFAEPLVHGAALALAAGDDDAGRAVAAAKVTAGEAAYGAARTALQLHGAVGYTDELDLSLWIRKARPLRDAWGTPAACRARVMGAAR; from the coding sequence ATGCGTTTCCTCCTGGACGCCGAGCAGCGGGACTTCGCCCGCTCCCTCGACGGTCTGCTCACCTCCTGCGACACCCCGGCCGCGATACGGGCCTGGGCGGCCGGCGACCACGGGCCCGGGCAGGCCGTGCGGTCCCGGCTGGCCGAGGCGGGGGTCTTCGCCCTCGCGGTACCGGAGAAGCACGAGGGCCTGGGCCCGCTGCCCCTCGAACTCGCCCTCGCCTTCGAGGTGCTGGGGCGGCACGCCGTCCCCGGACCACTGGTCGAGACGGTTGCCGCGGCGGCCCTGCTCGACCGGCTCGGCGACGACCGCGTCGCCGGCGACCGGCTGCCCGGCATCGCCTCGGGGAAGTCCGCCGTCTCGCTCTGCCTGACCTCGCTCGGCCCGTTCGCCCTGGACGCGGACGCGGCCGACGCGGTGTTCGTGGTGGACGGCGACACGCTGCGCCTCGCCGCCGGGGCGGGGCCCGTGCAGCCCTCGGCCGATCCCGGCCGGCGGCTGTCGCGGCCGTCGGGCGGGACCGTCCTCGCCCGGGGCGCCGCGGTGACGGCCGCCGCCGGGTACGCGGCCGACGTCGCCGCACTCGTCACGGCGGCGCAGTCGCTCGGTGTCGGCCGGACCCTGCTGGCCCGTACCGTCGCCTACGTCACCCGGCGCACCCAGTTCGGCGTGGCCATCGGGTCCTTCCAGGCGGTCAAGCACCGGCTGGCCGACACCCTGCTGGCCCTGGAGTTCGCCGAACCACTGGTGCACGGCGCGGCTCTCGCGCTGGCCGCCGGGGACGACGACGCGGGGCGGGCGGTCGCCGCGGCCAAGGTCACGGCGGGTGAGGCGGCGTACGGGGCGGCCCGCACCGCCCTCCAACTGCACGGCGCCGTGGGCTACACCGATGAGCTCGACCTGTCCCTGTGGATCCGCAAGGCGCGGCCGCTGCGCGACGCGTGGGGCACCCCGGCCGCGTGCCGGGCCCGCGTCATGGGAGCGGCGCGATGA